Genomic window (Terriglobia bacterium):
TGGAGAGCGACCCGTATAAGTGTTGGGGGATAGGTAATGGGGAAAGGCAGTTCAAAGTTCAAGGCTCAAAGTTCAAATGCTTTTGACAATCGAAAAGGGACCCACCTTGATCGCCAGGAAGGTACCCACCCCTCGGGGGGGTTAGTAAAAAGTGGAAAAAAAATATTGCATACCGGGCCTCCCCTTGGTATATAGTCGATTATCGATATACTGATTATCGATTGCCTATGCCCAAACGAAAACTCGATCCAATGCCCTCGGCGGCATTCCAAATCCTGCTCTCCTTGACGGGTGGCGACCTGCATGGTTACGGCATTATGCGGCAAGTCGCCGACCAGACCGATGGGCGCATGCGACTGGGCCCGGGGACACTTTACAGCTCGATCCGGACCCTCGTCGAAGAGAAACTCATCGAAGAGGTGGACCCGCGCGAGGACACACGTGCGGGCTCGGCGCGACGCCGGTACTACCGGCTCACCCTGGCGGGACGCAAACAGGCGCGCGTTGAGGCGGAGCGACTGGCCGGATTGCTGCGCGTGGCCCGGGCCAAGAAGATCTTCAGGGGGGACTATGTCTGAGTGGATCTATGCCTGGCTCTTGCGCCTTTATCCCTCCCATTTTCGCGAGGCCTATGGGGAGGAAGCCCTGCAACTGTTCTGCGACCGCGCCCGCGATGAGAAAGGATTTTTGCCAAGCCTGCGGCTGTGGCTCGACCTGCTCGCCGATTTGGCTGTTTCCCTCCCCGGCGAGTACCACCGTGTGTCACCGTCGCTCCACAGCGCTTCCGCCCAGCAGCGTTCGGACGGCACGCCTTCATTCCAAGTTCTGGAAGCGAGAGCGCCCCGCCTCGGAGCGCTGCTTTTAGGAGGCATGCTGTCGCTGATTTCCCTCGCGGCAACGACGGATTTGATCAGCCATACCGGGAGCTATCGGCCTCGAAGTTTCTCGGTGGCGCAAGCGCAACGATCCTCCTATGCGCGTTCTTCCGCGTTGGGTCGTCAGGCACGGCAACCCGCCGGGGATTCGGAAGAGGAGGCCTTGACGTCCCGACATCAAAGAGAGGGCGCAGACAGCTCAGTACCCGGCGATGGCAATCCTGAAAGTTTCGAGCCGGGGGTGCTCTTGTTGCCTGGCGGCTCCGGAATGCCTCAGGCACAAACCGCTCAATCGAGACCACAGGGCGCGACCGGCGCGATAGGGGAGGGCGAGAAACTGGATGCGGCGGGGCGGCATCGCGTCATTGAAAGGGTGATCGCGAATCTGAAGGAGCACTACATTTATCCAGACGTTGCGCAGAAGATGGCAGAGGCGCTGCTGGCGCACGAGCCGAGCGGCGAGAACGACGCCGTGA
Coding sequences:
- a CDS encoding PadR family transcriptional regulator, with the translated sequence MPKRKLDPMPSAAFQILLSLTGGDLHGYGIMRQVADQTDGRMRLGPGTLYSSIRTLVEEKLIEEVDPREDTRAGSARRRYYRLTLAGRKQARVEAERLAGLLRVARAKKIFRGDYV
- a CDS encoding S41 family peptidase; this encodes MSEWIYAWLLRLYPSHFREAYGEEALQLFCDRARDEKGFLPSLRLWLDLLADLAVSLPGEYHRVSPSLHSASAQQRSDGTPSFQVLEARAPRLGALLLGGMLSLISLAATTDLISHTGSYRPRSFSVAQAQRSSYARSSALGRQARQPAGDSEEEALTSRHQREGADSSVPGDGNPESFEPGVLLLPGGSGMPQAQTAQSRPQGATGAIGEGEKLDAAGRHRVIERVIANLKEHYIYPDVAQKMAEALLAHEPSGENDAVTDGLAFASLLTRRLREVSHDLHLEVIYSQTRLPDHSTGPSGESLARYRKALEETHCTFEKVEILSHNIGYLKLNSFPDPSVCESTAKAAMASLNDAGAIIFDLRDNRGGHPGMVMLISAYLFNHPEYMYNPRENTTEQSWTRSPVPGNRLADKPVYVLTSARTFSAAEHFTYNLKMLKRATLVGETTGGATDVGIFHRIDDHFGMGIRETGGINPYATPDWAGTGVEPDVKVNAAEALETAEKLAASKLEKK